In Luteitalea sp. TBR-22, one genomic interval encodes:
- a CDS encoding aldo/keto reductase has translation MLTRRDWLTLTAGAGAALAFDPIRLLAQQPLITRAIPSSGEKLPVVGLGSSATFSQVARSEDVTALRDVLKALIDQGGTVFDTAPSYGASEEVAGRIAAELGITEKVFWATKVNVAGRGSGTADPAAAKAQIEASFGKLKKPKIDLIQVHNLGDVPTQLGILKEMKKAGKVRYIGVTSTNKSQYAELQTVMRNEPLDFIGVDYAIDNRDVEQSILPLAQERKIGVLVYVPFGRTRLFTRVGQRAVPDFAAQFGAKTWAQFFLKYVIAHPAVTCVTPATSKAANMADNLAGGRGTLPDEATRKKMAEFIDALPSA, from the coding sequence ATGCTGACCCGCCGTGACTGGCTGACCCTGACCGCCGGGGCTGGTGCCGCCCTGGCTTTCGATCCGATCCGACTGCTCGCCCAGCAGCCGCTCATCACCCGCGCCATCCCCTCATCGGGGGAGAAGCTGCCGGTGGTGGGGCTCGGCAGCTCGGCGACCTTCTCGCAGGTCGCCCGCAGCGAGGACGTGACCGCGCTGCGCGATGTCCTGAAAGCGCTCATCGATCAGGGCGGCACGGTGTTCGACACCGCGCCGAGCTACGGCGCTTCGGAAGAGGTGGCCGGGCGGATTGCCGCGGAACTCGGCATCACCGAGAAGGTGTTCTGGGCCACCAAGGTCAACGTCGCGGGACGAGGCAGCGGCACGGCGGATCCGGCCGCCGCGAAGGCGCAGATCGAGGCGTCGTTCGGCAAGCTGAAGAAGCCGAAGATCGACCTGATCCAGGTGCACAACCTCGGCGACGTGCCGACGCAGCTGGGCATCCTGAAGGAGATGAAGAAGGCCGGCAAGGTGCGCTACATCGGCGTGACGAGCACCAACAAGTCGCAGTACGCCGAGCTGCAGACGGTGATGCGCAACGAGCCGCTCGACTTCATCGGCGTCGACTACGCCATCGACAACCGCGACGTCGAGCAGTCGATCCTGCCGCTGGCACAGGAGCGCAAGATCGGCGTGCTGGTGTACGTGCCGTTCGGCCGCACGCGCCTGTTCACGCGCGTCGGCCAGCGCGCGGTGCCCGACTTCGCGGCGCAGTTCGGCGCGAAGACGTGGGCGCAGTTCTTCCTGAAGTACGTGATCGCGCACCCCGCCGTCACGTGCGTCACCCCCGCCACGAGCAAGGCGGCCAACATGGCCGACAACCTCGCCGGCGGCCGCGGCACGCTGCCCGATGAGGCGACGCGCAAGAAGATGGCCGAGTTCATCGACGCGCTGCCGAGCGCGTAG
- a CDS encoding DUF1326 domain-containing protein translates to MFRATLTLTTILAAAPALAATEAAAPASVPTVTGTYVEARTAEVFAGGCIMNSEAETMGRQAVLAWRVDRGAIGGVTLDGLSVVAALSGTHNLGMREMGGESPTLVKALMYVDERATDAQRDALVSMARTAIGDLAIRVVGVQAVPIAFERTHHAAAVQAGEARLDVEAHIHHDPSCGAMQWFHPLSRGAQAEVGLTKNQSFTGQQLGTRWQQLDKRSAFVGTFAF, encoded by the coding sequence ATGTTCCGAGCAACGCTCACACTCACGACGATCCTCGCCGCCGCTCCCGCGTTGGCGGCCACCGAGGCCGCGGCGCCGGCCAGCGTGCCGACGGTGACCGGCACCTACGTCGAGGCGCGCACCGCCGAGGTGTTCGCCGGCGGCTGCATCATGAACAGCGAGGCCGAGACGATGGGCCGGCAGGCCGTGCTGGCCTGGCGCGTCGACCGTGGCGCCATCGGCGGGGTCACCCTCGACGGCCTCTCGGTGGTGGCCGCGCTCTCGGGGACGCACAACCTCGGCATGCGCGAGATGGGCGGCGAGTCGCCGACCCTGGTCAAGGCGCTGATGTACGTCGACGAGCGCGCCACCGACGCGCAGCGCGATGCGCTGGTCTCGATGGCACGCACCGCCATCGGCGACCTCGCGATCCGGGTGGTCGGCGTGCAGGCCGTGCCCATCGCTTTCGAGCGCACGCACCACGCCGCCGCCGTGCAGGCCGGCGAGGCTCGCCTCGACGTGGAGGCACACATCCACCACGATCCGTCGTGCGGCGCGATGCAGTGGTTCCACCCGCTCTCGCGCGGCGCGCAGGCCGAGGTGGGCCTGACGAAGAACCAGTCGTTCACCGGTCAGCAGCTCGGCACGCGTTGGCAGCAGCTCGACAAGCGCTCCGCCTTCGTCGGCACGTTCGCGTTCTGA
- a CDS encoding SDR family NAD(P)-dependent oxidoreductase — protein sequence MDLTDRVVLVTGGTRMGASLGAALGARGARVAFSCARSTDAIAHAVDRTIAAGGQAVAIGADLRDPAACEQLVTEAIAWGGRLDVLVALASTYERVPIAEVTDDAWRAHLAVDLDATFHCARAAALHMRRRGGGGHLLFCSDWVAASGRPRYTGYVPYYVAKAGVVALTEALALELAGDAIQVNAIAPGPILPAVGSSPEMQASVIRATPLGHWGGPAALTHAVMGLLDQDWVTGQTLRVDGGRHLH from the coding sequence ATGGACCTGACCGACCGCGTCGTCCTGGTCACCGGCGGCACCCGCATGGGCGCGTCGCTCGGCGCCGCCCTCGGCGCCCGCGGCGCCCGCGTGGCGTTCTCCTGCGCCCGTTCGACGGACGCGATCGCGCACGCCGTCGACAGGACCATCGCCGCGGGCGGCCAGGCCGTCGCCATCGGCGCCGACCTGCGCGACCCCGCGGCCTGCGAGCAACTGGTGACCGAGGCGATCGCCTGGGGCGGTCGCCTCGACGTGCTGGTCGCCCTTGCGTCCACGTACGAGCGCGTGCCGATTGCCGAGGTGACCGACGACGCGTGGCGCGCGCACCTCGCCGTCGACCTCGACGCCACGTTCCATTGCGCGCGCGCGGCCGCGCTGCACATGCGGAGGCGCGGCGGCGGCGGGCACCTGCTGTTCTGCAGTGATTGGGTGGCGGCCAGCGGTCGTCCCCGCTACACCGGCTACGTCCCCTACTACGTCGCGAAAGCCGGCGTCGTCGCGCTCACCGAGGCGTTGGCGCTCGAGCTCGCCGGCGACGCCATCCAGGTCAACGCGATCGCTCCCGGCCCCATCCTGCCGGCCGTGGGCAGCAGCCCGGAGATGCAGGCGTCGGTGATCCGCGCTACGCCACTCGGGCACTGGGGTGGACCGGCGGCCCTCACCCACGCCGTGATGGGCCTGCTCGATCAGGACTGGGTGACCGGGCAGACCCTCCGCGTCGACGGCGGACGGCATCTCCACTAG